The nucleotide window ATATGGTCGAAATCACCCTCTTCTATCATGCGCTGCATCAGCACGGAACCAACCATTCCGCGCCAACCAACAAAACCTACACGCTTCATCTGTTCCACCAAAACTATTTGAACCTGCTAACAGATTCCTGAGAATAAATACAACAAAGCTGCCACACGAATCTGTAGCAGCCTGTGATGACTCCGGACACTCCGAAGCCCTTCAATTATGCAACAATTTAGTCACATAGACTATCTGAATCAGACTATTTTATGATCAACCAGCATCATAAAATGCGACTTTTACGCCTGCAATGCAGCGATAACCGCATCACCCATCTCGGTGGTAGACACCTTCTGCATTCCCTCAGACCAGATATCGCCGGTACGCAGATTCTGATCCAGCACCTGACTGACAGCCGCCTCAATACGATCCGCCGGAGCACCCGCGCCGAGTGAGTATCTCAGCATCATCGCAACCGACAGAATGGTCGCCAGCGGGTTAGCCAGATTCTGTCCGGCAATGTCCGGCGCCGAACCGTGACAAGGTTCATACATACCCTTGCCATCAACATCCAGCGAAGCGGATGGCAGCATACCGATCGATCCGGTCAGCATTGCCGCAGCATCAGACAGAATATCACCGAACATATTACCGGTGACCATGACATCAAACTGCTTCGGCGCACGCACCAGCTGCATCGCTGCGTTATCGACATACATATGGCTGAGCTCAACATCAGGATACTCTTTAGACAGCTCCTCCATAACCTCACGCCACAATACCGTCACTTCCAGCACGTTAGCCTTATCGACAGAACAGAGTCGCTTATCACGCGCACGGGCCGCTTCAAAAGCCACACGACCGATACGACGAATCTCATTTTCGTCGTAAACATAGGTGTTATACCCCTCGCGAACGTTACCCTCTTTCAGGCGCACGCCGCGGGGCTGACCGAAATAGATACCGCCGGTCAGTTCACGAACAATCAGTATATCCAGGCCGGACACAACTTCTGGCTTCAGCGTTGAGGCATGGGCCAGTTGCGGATA belongs to Amphritea atlantica and includes:
- the leuB gene encoding 3-isopropylmalate dehydrogenase; this translates as MSKNVLVLPGDGIGPEIVAQARRVLELVNQQDNLDLQLSEALVGGAAIDAHGVPLPEETLDAARAADAILLGAVGGPKWDTNPDFQIRPEKGLLGIRSSLGLFGNLRPAILYPQLAHASTLKPEVVSGLDILIVRELTGGIYFGQPRGVRLKEGNVREGYNTYVYDENEIRRIGRVAFEAARARDKRLCSVDKANVLEVTVLWREVMEELSKEYPDVELSHMYVDNAAMQLVRAPKQFDVMVTGNMFGDILSDAAAMLTGSIGMLPSASLDVDGKGMYEPCHGSAPDIAGQNLANPLATILSVAMMLRYSLGAGAPADRIEAAVSQVLDQNLRTGDIWSEGMQKVSTTEMGDAVIAALQA